One window of the Puntigrus tetrazona isolate hp1 chromosome 13, ASM1883169v1, whole genome shotgun sequence genome contains the following:
- the arl3a gene encoding ADP-ribosylation factor-like protein 3a isoform X2 translates to MGLLSILRKLKSAPDQEVRILLLGLDNGGKTTLLKQLASEDISHITPTQGFNIKSVQSQGFKLNVWDIGGQRKIRPYWRNYFENTDVLIYVIDSADRKRFEETGQELAELLDEEKLSGVPILIFANKQDLLTAAPASEIAEGLNLHTIRDRVWQIQSCSALTGEGVQDGMNWVCKNVTAKKKQ, encoded by the exons ATG GGTTTATTATCAATTCTTAGAAAACTAAAGAGTGCCCCAGACCAGGAGGTACGCATACTTCTCCTCGGATTAGACAATGGTGGAAAGACAACACTTCTCAAACAGCTCGCCTCTGAGGATATTAGTCACATCACCCCAACacag GGCTTTAACATTAAGAGCGTACAGTCTCAGGGCTTCAAACTAAATGTCTGGGACATTGGAGGCCAGAGGAAGATAAGGCCGTACTGGAGAAACTACTTCGAAAATACGGACGTGCTT ATTTATGTCATAGACAGTGCAGACAGGAAGCGATTTGAGGAAACGGGGCAG GAGTTGGCTGAACTGCTGGATGAGGAGAAACTTAGCGGCGTACCTATTTTGATCTTTGCCAATAAGCAAGACCTGCTGACTGCTGCTCCAGCGTCTGAGATCGCAGAGGGACTGAACCTGCACACTATTCGGGACCGCGTGTGGCAAATTCAGTCATGCTCCGCGCTTACAGGAGAGGGAGTTCAG GATGGCATGAACTGGGTCTGCAAGAACGTTACTGCAAAGAAGAAGCAGTAA
- the arl3a gene encoding ADP-ribosylation factor-like protein 3a isoform X1 produces MYRRLCIIRNITKGLLSILRKLKSAPDQEVRILLLGLDNGGKTTLLKQLASEDISHITPTQGFNIKSVQSQGFKLNVWDIGGQRKIRPYWRNYFENTDVLIYVIDSADRKRFEETGQELAELLDEEKLSGVPILIFANKQDLLTAAPASEIAEGLNLHTIRDRVWQIQSCSALTGEGVQDGMNWVCKNVTAKKKQ; encoded by the exons ATGTACAGACGTCTATGCATAATACGTAATATTACAAAG GGTTTATTATCAATTCTTAGAAAACTAAAGAGTGCCCCAGACCAGGAGGTACGCATACTTCTCCTCGGATTAGACAATGGTGGAAAGACAACACTTCTCAAACAGCTCGCCTCTGAGGATATTAGTCACATCACCCCAACacag GGCTTTAACATTAAGAGCGTACAGTCTCAGGGCTTCAAACTAAATGTCTGGGACATTGGAGGCCAGAGGAAGATAAGGCCGTACTGGAGAAACTACTTCGAAAATACGGACGTGCTT ATTTATGTCATAGACAGTGCAGACAGGAAGCGATTTGAGGAAACGGGGCAG GAGTTGGCTGAACTGCTGGATGAGGAGAAACTTAGCGGCGTACCTATTTTGATCTTTGCCAATAAGCAAGACCTGCTGACTGCTGCTCCAGCGTCTGAGATCGCAGAGGGACTGAACCTGCACACTATTCGGGACCGCGTGTGGCAAATTCAGTCATGCTCCGCGCTTACAGGAGAGGGAGTTCAG GATGGCATGAACTGGGTCTGCAAGAACGTTACTGCAAAGAAGAAGCAGTAA